The DNA segment TGTGCCTGCAATGGCTGCAGAATACCTAGGTATTGAGGTTAACTTTGCCGAAGTAGTCGATCTTGGTGGCTGTACTTCTGTGGGCATGATTTGGCGTGCAGCAGCAGCTATTGAGTTAGGCCTCTGCCAGGCTGTACTTTGTGTCATACCAGCACGTATGGCACCGTTAGCTCCGAATGAAGATCCAGCTTGGATGGCTGAAGCGATGCGTTACGGTGGTCATAGTACCGCTTTTGGTGCACCAGAAGCAGAGTTTGATATCCCATATGGTCATGTAGGTCAAAACAGTGGCTACGCAATGATTGCACAGCGTTACGCAGCCAAATATGGTTACGACCCTGTTGCTATGGCTAAAATAGCGGTTGATCAGCGCACCAATGCTCAATATCACCCCGATGCTATTTTTAAGGGAAAAACGTTAACTGTTGAAGAGGTTCTTGCCAGCAAAAAGGTGGCGGATCCTTTACATGTATTGGAAATCGTTATGCCAGTAGCAGGTGGTGCTGCGGTCATCGTTACCTCAAAAGAGGTGGCTACTAGGTCAAAGAATCGTCCCGCTTTTGTGACCGGTTTTGGCGAACGCTTATCATATAAATCCCCCTCGTATGCGCAAGAGATGACGGTAACGCCATTAGCACAAGCCGCTAAGCAGGCATTCACTATGGCAGGTCTAAAGCCCTCGGATATGCAGGCCGCTCAAATTTATGATTGTTATACCATTACGGTATTGCTTTCGCTTGAGGATGCAGGTTTCTGTCCAAAGGGGGAAGGAATGAAGTTCGTCAGAGATCATGATCTCACGTGGCAAGGCGATTTTCCGCTTAATACCCACGGTGGCCAGTTAAGCTTTGGTCAATCAGCCTCTGCAGGCGGAATGTCACAAGTTATTGAAGCATTTCACCAAATTTCGGGGCGTGCAGAGGGGCGGCAAATAAAGGACTGTGACAATGTATTTGTTAGCGGTACAGGCGGCGTGATGAGTGAGCAAGGCGCACTGATTTTACAAGGAGGCTAATGATGAGCAGTTTTAAACCATTGCCATTGGCAACAAAAATTTCTACGCCTTTTTGGCAAGCATTAAAGGAACAAAGTATTCAATTACAGCAATGTAATTCATGCGACGGCTGGGTATTTTTTCCACGTAACCATTGTAGTCATTGTTTAGCGCACGACTTAACATGGAAACCTGTTAGCGGCGAAGCAACT comes from the Shewanella halifaxensis HAW-EB4 genome and includes:
- a CDS encoding thiolase family protein gives rise to the protein MGLLGNAAIVGAAQYKPEKYQTAPQMFHLEQVADLANQALQDAGLGLNELDGLVISGPQFHEASIFVPAMAAEYLGIEVNFAEVVDLGGCTSVGMIWRAAAAIELGLCQAVLCVIPARMAPLAPNEDPAWMAEAMRYGGHSTAFGAPEAEFDIPYGHVGQNSGYAMIAQRYAAKYGYDPVAMAKIAVDQRTNAQYHPDAIFKGKTLTVEEVLASKKVADPLHVLEIVMPVAGGAAVIVTSKEVATRSKNRPAFVTGFGERLSYKSPSYAQEMTVTPLAQAAKQAFTMAGLKPSDMQAAQIYDCYTITVLLSLEDAGFCPKGEGMKFVRDHDLTWQGDFPLNTHGGQLSFGQSASAGGMSQVIEAFHQISGRAEGRQIKDCDNVFVSGTGGVMSEQGALILQGG